AGTTAGATGGAATAATATGAAGCTGCTCGGATCGGTCTGCAAGGCTGTCTCCCAGTTTGGCTGCAACTGCACAAAATGATGGAACTCCATTAATAATCTCTGCATCATATCCACACTTTTTTACAATACGCTGGATATAAATATAAGTGGAATAAACCGTTGGATCTCCAAGTGTCAAGTATGCCACATTTTTACCTTCATCCAGTTTCTTTATGATTTCTTCTGATACTTTTTGATAATTCTTTTCTAAAATTTTCCGGTCTTTCGTCATCGGTGAAGACAGTCCCAGACATTCTTTCTGATCCATATCCTTCACAATTCCAGATGCAATTTTATAACTGATTGCATGTTCTTTTCCATCAGCAGGCACTGCGATTACCGGACAATTCTTAATCGTCTCCACTGCCAAATACGTCATTAACTTAGGATCTCCCGGACCAACACCGACACCATATAATTTCCCACTCATTTTTTATAATTCCTCATTCATATTTTTATTCCCACATAATTCTGTATCCAATCAGGGACACCCTGATTCACAAAAAGGGACGCTGCAAAATGCAATTTGGGACGTAGCATTTTAACATTTTACTACGTCCCCACCCCATTAATTTTTAACTTAATATTCCATCCATGAATGCGATAATTCCTGCTTCGACTTCATTTTTTATCTCTGCGTAATTATGGATTTCGTGACGATA
The sequence above is drawn from the Dorea formicigenerans genome and encodes:
- the cobI gene encoding precorrin-2 C(20)-methyltransferase; translated protein: MSGKLYGVGVGPGDPKLMTYLAVETIKNCPVIAVPADGKEHAISYKIASGIVKDMDQKECLGLSSPMTKDRKILEKNYQKVSEEIIKKLDEGKNVAYLTLGDPTVYSTYIYIQRIVKKCGYDAEIINGVPSFCAVAAKLGDSLADRSEQLHIIPSNYDIKEALKLPGNKILMKAASKLSDVKKVLKEQGQKAWMIENCGMEEEKIYHSVDEMPEKATYYTTLLVKEEIDKNS